A genomic segment from Kyrpidia tusciae DSM 2912 encodes:
- the carA gene encoding glutamine-hydrolyzing carbamoyl-phosphate synthase small subunit: protein MKGSLILENGRVFTGEMLGRPERRYGEVVFNTGMTGYQEILTDPSYAGQIVTMTYPLIGNYGINETDFESRKPWLSGFVTAELCERPSHHASRETVDAYLRRQGVAALTGVDTRALVRTIREQGAMKGWIVPEADRGSNEGAKSGAAAGGDPGVPYSDPGAGLDFPDLPRDWVRRVTVPEAYTAAPTGLFHVVVMDLGAKGHIVDSLAQLGCRVTVAPAFYTFDQIAALEPDGVVLSNGPGDPRDVPEVAREARRVAERWPTFGICLGHQILGLAFGAKVEKLKFGHRGSNHPVKDLRSGRVWITPQNHGYTLAEDGWPDDLEVTHRHVNDGTVEGLRHRRLPVFSVQYHPEAHPGPADSFYLFEQFIALMEEGKGVHAIYAG from the coding sequence GTGAAGGGAAGTTTGATCCTGGAGAACGGCCGGGTGTTCACCGGCGAGATGCTGGGGCGGCCCGAGCGCCGGTACGGGGAAGTGGTGTTCAACACCGGGATGACGGGATATCAGGAGATCCTCACCGATCCTTCCTACGCGGGCCAGATCGTAACTATGACCTATCCGCTCATCGGGAATTACGGGATCAATGAGACCGATTTTGAATCCCGAAAACCGTGGTTGTCCGGGTTTGTGACGGCGGAGTTGTGCGAGCGGCCGAGCCACCACGCCTCTCGGGAGACGGTGGACGCGTACCTGCGAAGACAGGGGGTGGCGGCCCTCACCGGGGTGGACACCCGGGCCCTGGTGCGCACCATCCGCGAGCAGGGAGCGATGAAAGGCTGGATCGTGCCGGAGGCGGACCGTGGAAGCAACGAAGGCGCGAAGAGCGGGGCAGCGGCCGGCGGCGACCCGGGCGTCCCGTACAGCGATCCGGGTGCGGGTCTGGACTTTCCCGACCTGCCCAGGGACTGGGTGCGGCGGGTGACGGTGCCCGAGGCGTATACGGCTGCGCCGACGGGACTGTTTCACGTGGTGGTGATGGATCTCGGAGCCAAAGGGCACATCGTCGACAGCTTGGCACAGCTCGGGTGTCGGGTGACGGTGGCACCGGCTTTCTATACTTTCGATCAGATCGCCGCCCTGGAACCGGACGGGGTGGTGTTATCCAACGGCCCCGGCGATCCCCGGGATGTGCCCGAGGTGGCTCGGGAGGCCAGGCGGGTGGCGGAGCGGTGGCCCACCTTTGGCATTTGCCTGGGGCACCAGATCCTGGGTCTCGCTTTCGGGGCGAAGGTGGAGAAGTTGAAATTCGGCCACAGGGGGAGCAACCATCCGGTGAAGGATCTCCGCTCGGGCCGGGTGTGGATCACCCCGCAGAATCACGGGTATACCCTGGCCGAGGACGGTTGGCCCGACGACCTGGAAGTGACCCACCGACACGTCAACGACGGAACGGTGGAAGGACTTCGGCATCGCCGGCTGCCGGTCTTTTCGGTGCAGTACCACCCCGAGGCCCATCCCGGCCCTGCGGATTCTTTTTACTTATTCGAGCAATTCATCGCTTTGATGGAAGAAGGCAAGGGGGTACACGCCATTTATGCCGGGTGA